In Pseudomonas fluorescens, a genomic segment contains:
- the putP gene encoding sodium/proline symporter PutP, whose translation MSVSNPTLITFVIYIAAMVLIGLMAYRSTNNLSDYILGGRSLGSVVTALSAGASDMSGWLLMGLPGAIYMSGLSESWIAIGLIVGAYLNWLFVAGRLRVQTEHNGDALTLPDYFSSRFEDKSGLLRIISAVVILVFFTIYCASGIVAGARLFESTFGMSYETALWAGAAATIAYTFVGGFLAVSWTDTVQATLMIFALILTPIIVLLATGGVDTTFLAIEAKNPDNFNMLKNTTFIGVISLMGWGLGYFGQPHILARFMAADSVKSIANARRISMTWMILCLGGTVAVGFFGIAYFSAHPEVAGPVNENHERVFIELAKLLFNPWIAGVLLSAILAAVMSTLSCQLLVCSSALTEDFYKTFLRKNASQVELVWVGRAMVLLVALIAIAMAANPNNRVLGLVSYAWAGFGAAFGPVVLISVIWKHMTRNGALAGILVGAITVIVWKHFALLGLYEIIPGFIFASLAIYIVSKLGAPTAGMVERFDAAEKDYNLNK comes from the coding sequence ATGAGCGTTAGCAATCCCACCCTGATCACGTTTGTGATCTACATCGCAGCAATGGTACTGATCGGCCTCATGGCCTATCGCTCCACCAACAACCTTTCCGATTACATCCTGGGCGGCCGCAGCCTCGGTAGCGTGGTGACGGCCTTGTCGGCCGGAGCTTCCGACATGAGTGGCTGGTTGTTGATGGGCTTGCCGGGCGCAATCTACATGTCCGGCCTGTCGGAAAGCTGGATCGCCATCGGCCTGATCGTCGGTGCCTACCTCAACTGGCTGTTCGTGGCCGGTCGCCTGCGGGTACAGACCGAACATAACGGCGACGCCTTGACCCTGCCGGACTACTTCTCCAGCCGTTTCGAAGACAAGAGTGGCCTGCTGCGGATCATCTCCGCGGTGGTGATCCTGGTGTTCTTCACCATCTATTGCGCCTCCGGCATCGTGGCCGGTGCCCGTCTGTTCGAAAGCACCTTTGGGATGTCCTACGAGACGGCCTTGTGGGCGGGTGCTGCGGCGACGATTGCCTACACCTTCGTCGGTGGTTTCCTGGCGGTGAGCTGGACCGACACCGTACAAGCCACCCTGATGATCTTCGCGCTGATCCTGACGCCGATCATCGTGCTGTTGGCCACCGGTGGCGTCGATACCACCTTCCTGGCGATCGAAGCGAAGAACCCCGACAACTTCAACATGCTGAAAAACACCACCTTCATCGGCGTCATTTCGCTGATGGGCTGGGGCCTGGGTTATTTCGGCCAGCCGCATATCCTCGCGCGTTTCATGGCGGCGGACTCGGTGAAGTCGATCGCCAACGCACGACGCATCTCCATGACCTGGATGATCCTGTGCCTGGGCGGCACCGTCGCCGTAGGCTTCTTCGGTATTGCTTACTTCTCGGCGCACCCGGAAGTGGCCGGCCCGGTCAATGAGAACCACGAGCGTGTGTTCATCGAGCTGGCCAAGCTGCTGTTCAACCCCTGGATCGCGGGTGTGCTGCTGTCAGCCATCCTGGCGGCGGTGATGAGTACCCTGAGCTGCCAGTTGCTGGTGTGCTCCAGCGCCCTGACCGAAGACTTCTACAAGACTTTCCTGCGCAAGAACGCCTCCCAGGTTGAACTGGTGTGGGTCGGTCGCGCCATGGTGCTGCTGGTGGCCTTGATCGCCATCGCCATGGCCGCCAACCCGAACAACCGTGTCCTCGGCCTGGTCAGTTATGCCTGGGCCGGTTTCGGTGCGGCATTCGGCCCTGTGGTGCTGATCTCGGTGATCTGGAAACACATGACCCGTAACGGCGCACTGGCCGGTATCCTGGTCGGCGCGATTACGGTGATCGTGTGGAAGCATTTCGCGTTACTGGGCCTGTACGAAATCATTCCAGGCTTCATCTTTGCCAGCCTGGCGATCTACATCGTCAGCAAGCTGGGCGCACCGACTGCCGGTATGGTCGAGCGTTTTGATGCAGCGGAAAAAGACTACAACCTCAACAAGTAA
- a CDS encoding type VI secretion system tip protein VgrG encodes MFAPANQSAFTLTLDGVASDLKVYSFKGQETLSQPYCFDLEVVGEQPDLDLESLMHREAFLGFAPQGHGIHGLVYLAAQGDAGRRLTRYQLRLVPQLAYLQHSSHQRIFQGKTVPQIISLVLEGQGCQGDTFEFRLSGKYPEREYCVQFDETDLAFVQRLCAEVGIHYHFQHSPDRHLLVFGDDQTVFAQAEQATPYHPGSGMVADTPAIKRFTVRVQARTTAVSLRDYDFSKPNVTLESAVAGEQFPRLEEQRYPGRFSDRSHGKYLAQRALERHRCDHRLAHGSSDQSAMLCGQFLRLAGHPREEWNDLWLVTAVTHEGLQPQVLEDSVTQVPGAEFRQGYRNDFVAAPWDVTFRPPLPQARTLVAGYQNAVVTGPGGSEVHCDALGRVKVQMAWDRAGQHDEHSSCWLRVASGWAHQRYGSMLIPRVGMEVLVGFVNGDVDMPMVMGCVPNAVTPVPLTLPADKTRSIFRSQSSPGGGGYNELCIEDRKGAEEIYLRAERDWRQQVLHDFRLQAGQDMAFNAGQRVTVDAAGSITLQAGGHSITVSAAGIFSSAPIQLSAAPASVPAVPPVLLGMAQVLNFKRSAPFCAECERCKNGVCTTTHGGAL; translated from the coding sequence ATGTTCGCTCCTGCCAATCAAAGTGCCTTCACCCTGACCCTGGATGGGGTTGCCAGTGATCTCAAGGTCTACAGCTTCAAAGGTCAGGAAACCCTGAGCCAGCCCTATTGCTTTGATCTTGAAGTGGTGGGCGAGCAGCCGGACCTTGACTTGGAAAGCCTGATGCATCGCGAGGCGTTTCTGGGGTTCGCCCCCCAGGGCCACGGTATCCATGGCCTGGTTTATCTCGCCGCCCAAGGCGACGCCGGCCGGCGCCTGACCCGCTATCAGTTGCGCCTGGTGCCGCAGCTGGCTTACCTGCAACACAGCAGTCATCAACGTATTTTCCAGGGTAAGACGGTGCCGCAGATCATTTCGCTGGTGCTGGAAGGGCAGGGGTGCCAGGGCGATACCTTCGAGTTTCGCCTGAGTGGCAAATACCCTGAGCGGGAGTATTGCGTGCAGTTTGATGAGACCGATCTGGCGTTCGTACAGCGCTTGTGCGCCGAGGTGGGTATTCACTATCACTTCCAGCATTCGCCGGACAGGCACTTGCTGGTGTTTGGTGACGACCAGACGGTATTTGCCCAGGCCGAGCAGGCCACGCCCTATCACCCCGGTTCGGGAATGGTGGCGGATACGCCGGCGATCAAGCGCTTTACCGTAAGAGTCCAGGCGCGCACCACGGCGGTCAGCCTGCGCGACTACGACTTTTCCAAGCCGAATGTGACATTGGAAAGTGCGGTGGCCGGGGAGCAGTTCCCACGCCTTGAAGAGCAGCGCTATCCGGGCCGCTTCAGCGACCGTTCCCATGGCAAGTACCTCGCGCAGCGCGCCTTGGAACGTCACCGCTGTGATCATCGCCTGGCTCATGGCAGCAGCGATCAGTCGGCCATGCTCTGTGGCCAGTTTCTACGGCTCGCCGGTCACCCCCGTGAGGAGTGGAATGATTTGTGGCTGGTGACGGCCGTTACCCACGAGGGGTTGCAGCCCCAGGTGCTGGAGGACTCGGTGACGCAAGTGCCGGGCGCTGAGTTTCGCCAGGGCTATCGCAACGACTTTGTCGCCGCCCCCTGGGATGTCACGTTTCGTCCACCTTTGCCGCAGGCTCGTACGTTGGTCGCCGGTTACCAGAATGCCGTGGTGACCGGCCCCGGTGGCAGCGAGGTCCATTGTGACGCCTTGGGGCGGGTCAAGGTGCAAATGGCGTGGGACCGCGCCGGGCAGCACGACGAACACTCCAGTTGCTGGCTGCGGGTGGCCAGTGGTTGGGCCCATCAGCGCTATGGTTCGATGTTGATCCCGCGGGTCGGCATGGAGGTGTTGGTCGGGTTCGTCAATGGTGACGTCGACATGCCGATGGTGATGGGCTGCGTGCCCAATGCGGTGACGCCCGTGCCGCTGACGTTGCCGGCTGACAAGACCCGCAGCATCTTCCGCAGCCAGAGCAGCCCCGGTGGGGGTGGGTACAACGAGCTGTGCATCGAGGACCGCAAAGGTGCCGAGGAAATCTACCTGCGCGCCGAGCGTGACTGGCGCCAGCAGGTGCTGCACGACTTCCGTCTGCAGGCCGGCCAGGACATGGCGTTCAACGCGGGGCAGCGGGTTACGGTGGACGCAGCGGGAAGTATCACGCTGCAGGCGGGAGGGCATTCGATCACGGTATCGGCGGCGGGGATTTTCAGCAGTGCGCCGATTCAACTCAGTGCCGCGCCGGCGAGTGTGCCCGCGGTTCCCCCGGTGTTGCTGGGCATGGCGCAGGTACTCAATTTCAAGCGCAGCGCACCATTTTGCGCGGAATGTGAGCGATGCAAGAATGGCGTCTGCACCACGACCCATGGCGGTGCCCTGTGA
- a CDS encoding DUF4123 domain-containing protein: MQEWRLHHDPWRCPVIAPREWLKRDPLQPGEQLFAVLGSASDYCPVAAWRESGEQPPEAIWAGTEYAQWEPVMPHAAVVAVDSAFLDWAAECEGRDWGWLAVSTCPLPTVVAHLRSLTKVLMPDGQAVFFRFWDGTYLLPMLQAMGSEAKAMLPVFHRCWINGELHALASSGAGPAKSSPWWAMSEAVLQALADHSSVTQVENLLQWLEEERPDLHGAFAAATLRHKVAYFVRMPHATPAALVDYLALESG, translated from the coding sequence ATGCAAGAATGGCGTCTGCACCACGACCCATGGCGGTGCCCTGTGATTGCCCCCCGCGAATGGCTGAAGCGTGACCCCCTGCAGCCAGGGGAGCAATTGTTTGCCGTGTTGGGCAGCGCCAGCGATTATTGCCCCGTTGCAGCCTGGCGCGAGTCGGGAGAGCAACCCCCCGAGGCGATCTGGGCTGGAACCGAATACGCTCAATGGGAACCGGTGATGCCCCATGCCGCAGTGGTTGCCGTGGACAGCGCATTTCTGGATTGGGCGGCTGAGTGCGAGGGCCGCGATTGGGGCTGGTTGGCGGTGTCCACCTGTCCGTTACCCACCGTCGTGGCGCATTTGCGCAGCCTGACCAAAGTGCTGATGCCGGATGGGCAAGCAGTGTTCTTCCGCTTTTGGGACGGGACTTACCTGCTGCCGATGCTGCAAGCGATGGGTTCGGAGGCGAAGGCGATGTTGCCGGTGTTTCATCGTTGCTGGATCAACGGTGAGCTGCATGCGCTGGCAAGCAGCGGAGCAGGGCCGGCCAAAAGCAGCCCGTGGTGGGCGATGTCGGAGGCAGTACTCCAGGCCCTGGCCGATCACTCCAGCGTCACCCAGGTGGAAAACCTGCTGCAATGGCTGGAGGAGGAGCGGCCCGATTTGCATGGGGCCTTTGCGGCTGCGACCTTGAGGCACAAGGTCGCCTATTTCGTACGTATGCCGCACGCAACCCCGGCGGCACTGGTCGATTACCTGGCCTTAGAGTCGGGCTGA